A window of Terriglobia bacterium contains these coding sequences:
- a CDS encoding M28 family peptidase yields MRAIPDPKNLRENMRLLSSAPHHVGSAKDKENAEFILRKFREYGLKAEIEQFYVLFPTPKERLVELIEPEKYKAQLKEPAVMEDSNSTDTGQLPTYNAYSADGDVTAQVVYVNFGTPKDYEELAQLGIDVKGKIVLARYGESWRGIKPKVAYEHGAVGCLIYSDPHEDGYFKGDIYPEGAYRPWQGVQRGSVADMPIYPGDPETPGWASVKGAKRLSLVEAKTLMKIPVLPISYGDALPILKNLRGPVAPEGWRGSLPTTYHIGAGPAVVHLKAAFNWNIEPIYDVIGRIEGNTFPDQWIVRGNHHDAWVNGASDPLSGMVAELEEARALGILSQQGWRPKRTIVFAAWDGEEPGLLGSTEWAEAHAEELSKKAVIYLNTDSNGKGWLGASGSHTLERFMNEVMRDIRDPQTGKSVWQALQERRQGQAKTDEEKKDLKERADLRIGALGSGSDYTVFVDHLGIASLNLGFGGGGDGGVYHSIYDSFAWFTRFSDTTFEYGRALAQTSGSSVMRVADATVLPFEFEDFADTVAKYVTELEKLSQEAKPPETIDFSTFKDAATNVKQAAERYQAAFKKQSSSQNWKISASQENSLNETLFMIERHMINQEGLPGRPWFKHEIYAPGLYTGYGVKTIPGVREAIEQKNWADVKPQMERARAALLEVVSQIDAATRLLEGQ; encoded by the coding sequence ATGCGAGCGATTCCTGACCCCAAGAACCTCCGCGAGAACATGCGCTTGCTTTCCTCAGCCCCTCATCATGTGGGATCGGCAAAAGACAAGGAAAACGCCGAGTTCATTCTTCGAAAATTTCGGGAGTACGGATTGAAGGCCGAGATCGAGCAGTTCTATGTGCTTTTTCCCACACCCAAGGAACGGTTGGTGGAGTTAATCGAGCCTGAGAAATACAAGGCGCAGTTGAAGGAGCCTGCGGTCATGGAAGACTCAAACTCCACGGATACAGGACAGTTGCCCACATATAACGCCTATTCTGCCGATGGGGATGTGACGGCCCAGGTCGTCTACGTGAACTTTGGGACTCCAAAGGATTATGAGGAACTCGCCCAACTGGGCATTGACGTGAAAGGCAAGATTGTCCTGGCGCGCTATGGCGAGAGTTGGCGCGGGATCAAGCCCAAGGTCGCCTACGAACATGGGGCCGTCGGGTGTTTGATTTATTCGGACCCCCATGAGGACGGCTATTTCAAGGGAGACATCTACCCGGAGGGCGCGTACCGGCCCTGGCAGGGGGTTCAGCGCGGCAGTGTAGCGGACATGCCGATCTATCCGGGGGATCCGGAGACTCCCGGCTGGGCCAGTGTCAAAGGCGCCAAGCGGCTGTCTCTGGTTGAGGCGAAGACGCTGATGAAAATTCCCGTGCTCCCGATCTCCTACGGGGATGCATTGCCTATCCTAAAGAATCTGCGCGGTCCCGTTGCCCCGGAAGGTTGGCGCGGTTCGCTTCCCACCACTTACCACATCGGAGCGGGTCCTGCCGTGGTGCATCTGAAAGCGGCATTCAATTGGAATATTGAACCCATCTACGATGTGATCGGACGAATTGAAGGGAACACTTTTCCCGATCAATGGATTGTCCGCGGCAATCATCATGACGCCTGGGTGAATGGGGCCTCTGATCCGCTGAGCGGCATGGTTGCGGAACTGGAAGAAGCCCGTGCCTTGGGCATATTGTCGCAGCAGGGGTGGCGGCCGAAACGAACGATCGTGTTCGCGGCATGGGACGGCGAAGAACCCGGTCTGTTAGGCTCCACGGAATGGGCTGAAGCGCATGCCGAGGAATTGAGCAAGAAGGCGGTGATCTACCTCAACACGGACAGCAATGGCAAGGGCTGGCTGGGCGCCTCAGGTTCTCACACGTTGGAAAGGTTTATGAACGAAGTGATGCGCGACATCCGGGACCCGCAGACCGGCAAGTCGGTCTGGCAAGCGCTTCAGGAGCGCCGGCAGGGTCAGGCCAAGACCGACGAAGAAAAGAAGGATCTGAAGGAACGGGCAGATTTGCGCATCGGCGCCCTCGGCTCGGGTTCCGATTACACGGTCTTTGTTGATCACCTGGGAATCGCCTCCCTGAATCTGGGGTTCGGGGGCGGCGGCGACGGGGGTGTCTATCACTCCATCTATGACTCCTTCGCGTGGTTTACGCGGTTCTCAGACACCACGTTTGAATATGGCCGTGCGCTGGCACAGACGTCAGGCTCATCCGTGATGCGGGTGGCGGACGCAACAGTGCTCCCGTTTGAGTTTGAGGATTTTGCCGATACGGTCGCGAAGTATGTCACAGAACTGGAGAAGCTCAGCCAGGAAGCGAAGCCCCCGGAGACGATCGATTTCTCAACGTTCAAGGATGCGGCCACCAACGTAAAACAGGCGGCCGAACGCTATCAAGCTGCTTTCAAAAAGCAATCCTCCTCCCAGAACTGGAAGATCAGTGCCTCCCAGGAGAATTCTCTCAATGAAACGCTTTTTATGATTGAGCGTCACATGATCAATCAAGAGGGCCTTCCCGGCCGCCCCTGGTTTAAGCATGAGATCTATGCGCCGGGCCTTTATACCGGTTACGGGGTGAAAACCATCCCCGGGGTGAGGGAGGCGATTGAACAGAAGAACTGGGCCGACGTCAAACCCCAAATGGAAAGAGCGCGGGCTGCCCTGCTCGAGGTGGTATCGCAAATCGATGCTGCTACCCGGCTCCTCGAGGGGCAATAA
- a CDS encoding 2Fe-2S iron-sulfur cluster binding domain-containing protein gives MGGKNPYLAAVEVPPPKTKYKITFLPMNKTVEVDPERLPDHVDGLPGSVLSIALANGIDLDHACGGVCACSTCHVYVRQGLETCNQSSDDEDDMIQEAPGLELDSRLGCQTVPNGTRDIIVEIPEWNRNAAKEEH, from the coding sequence ATGGGTGGAAAGAATCCGTATTTAGCCGCAGTCGAAGTGCCACCGCCGAAAACCAAGTACAAGATCACCTTCCTGCCCATGAATAAGACGGTCGAGGTGGATCCCGAGCGGTTGCCGGACCATGTGGATGGGTTGCCCGGGTCTGTCTTGTCGATCGCCCTGGCCAATGGAATCGACCTGGATCATGCCTGCGGGGGTGTGTGTGCTTGTTCCACGTGTCATGTTTATGTGCGTCAGGGGTTAGAGACCTGCAATCAATCCTCGGACGACGAGGATGACATGATTCAAGAAGCTCCCGGCCTGGAACTGGATTCCCGCCTGGGATGCCAAACCGTTCCCAATGGAACTCGGGACATTATTGTGGAAATTCCCGAATGGAATCGGAATGCGGCCAAGGAAGAGCACTAG
- a CDS encoding Cof-type HAD-IIB family hydrolase yields MNDGVHLIAIDIDGTLLDSKGRLSEENKHAVDAAVDAGIEVSLVTGRRFSMAERIATLFEHDLTVIANNGAVIKTSRSHHLSYKDPLPLPAARQALYATRAFRSSCVAHAEESEYGQLVCEGIDPNNLPLRWYLDKSKEDVRYVDSLEEFLTVDPIQLMFGGALEVMNGVIQAVTPLVEAGVVKMARTEYLRNDVSIIDILSPTCSKAAALQFLLARHGWIPENLMAIGDNHNDHDMLELSKIAVVMGQSVEELKTTSRYVTATNDENGVAQAIERFVLK; encoded by the coding sequence ATGAATGACGGGGTTCACCTGATCGCGATTGACATCGATGGCACGCTGCTCGATTCAAAGGGAAGACTGAGCGAGGAGAACAAACATGCTGTGGACGCGGCGGTGGACGCCGGGATTGAAGTTTCGCTGGTGACCGGGCGTCGCTTTTCAATGGCCGAACGAATCGCAACCCTGTTTGAACACGATCTCACCGTGATTGCCAACAATGGTGCGGTCATCAAGACCTCCCGGAGCCACCATCTTTCTTACAAGGATCCTCTGCCCCTTCCGGCTGCGCGGCAGGCGCTCTACGCCACGCGGGCTTTTCGCTCCTCCTGTGTCGCGCATGCGGAAGAATCCGAGTACGGCCAACTCGTTTGTGAAGGGATCGATCCCAACAATCTCCCGCTGCGATGGTACTTGGACAAGAGCAAGGAAGACGTACGGTATGTCGATTCGCTGGAGGAGTTCCTTACCGTCGACCCGATTCAGCTCATGTTCGGAGGGGCATTGGAGGTGATGAACGGAGTGATCCAGGCGGTAACGCCCCTGGTCGAAGCCGGTGTCGTGAAGATGGCTCGGACGGAATATCTTCGCAACGATGTTTCCATCATCGATATCCTTTCCCCTACTTGCAGCAAGGCGGCCGCGCTCCAATTCCTGCTGGCCCGGCATGGCTGGATCCCTGAAAACCTGATGGCCATAGGCGATAACCACAACGACCATGACATGCTGGAACTGTCCAAAATCGCCGTCGTGATGGGTCAGAGCGTAGAGGAGTTGAAAACGACCAGCCGTTACGTTACCGCGACCAACGATGAGAATGGAGTAGCGCAGGCGATTGAGAGGTTCGTGCTCAAGTGA